One Tachysurus fulvidraco isolate hzauxx_2018 chromosome 2, HZAU_PFXX_2.0, whole genome shotgun sequence DNA segment encodes these proteins:
- the kng1 gene encoding kininogen-1 codes for MQGHSIWVILALSWLFCSGSHAAQETRLQCDDLNVYRDVDLVLSAHNKGLTEGNQLALYQILEAAQSQNESGNFLSVHFTARESNCTAGEDKTWQECDYLQDSSKLLRHCHARLLLKETQEILSHHCSVEPPLVAEPRPPCLGCPESIRVNSNDLKESLSYSLSNANVVSGHTHHFLLNSVAWATRQVIAGFRYRLQFDMQKSNCSKEDFKYITDECHPDPTEPTFINCNSTVDVAPWRHELPGISINCDSGPLQTNLSIRKRPAGWSPLRNIHDFEVKPNKKDSSEESQESKTLSVTLSESQNPTTEHKPSLSIDEALRIDNSTSFNCPSNPWKVFHVRANPPPRPRPEIHEKPFELIDK; via the exons ATGCAAGGACACAGCATTTGGGTGATTTTGGCCTTATCATGGCTTTTCTGCTCTGGATCACATGCGGCCCAGGAGACCAGGCTTCAGTGTGATGATTTAAATGTCTACCGTGACGTGGATTTGGTTCTTTCAGCACATAATAAAGGATTAACTGAAGGAAACCAGCTGGCTCTGTATCAGATCCTTGAGGCTGCACAG TCCCAGAATGAATCAGGCAATTTTCTCTCAGTACATTTTACAGCAAGGGAATCCAACTGCACAGCAGGAGAAGACAAAACCTGGCAGGAATGTGACTACCTTCAAGATTCCTCAAAG TTGCTCAGACATTGTCATGCAAGACTCCTGCTGAAAGAAACTCAAGAGATCTTATCACATCACTGTTCAG TGGAGCCCCCACTTGTTGCAGAGCCACGGCCTCCATGTCTGGGCTGTCCTGAGAGTATCAGAGTGAACAGTAATGACCTTAAAGAGTCTCTGAGTTATTCCCTTTCCAATGCCAATGTAGTGAGCGGCCACACGCATCATTTCCTCCTCAACTCTGTCGCCTGGGCCACAAGACAG GTGATAGCCGGATTCAGATATCGGCTCCAGTTTGACATGCAGAAAAGTAACTGCAGTAAAGAAGACTTTAAGTACATCACTGACGAGTGTCACCCAGACCCTACAGAACCG ACATTCATCAACTGCAACTCGACTGTGGATGTGGCCCCATGGAGGCATGAGCTCCCTGGCATTTCCATAAATTGTGACTCTGGACCTTTACAAACG aaCCTTTCAATTCGCAAACGTCCTGCAGGTTGGAGTCCACTAAGGAACATTCATGACTTTGAGGTCAAACCTAACAAAAAGGATTCATCTGAAGAATCTCAGGAGAGCAAAACACTTAGTGTCACTCTTTCAGAAAGCCAAAACCCAACTACAGAGCATAAGCCCTCTCTGTCCATAGATGAGGCACTCAGGATTGATAATAGCACTTCCTTTAACTGTCCCAGCAACCCATGGAAAGTTTTTCATGTCAGAGCTAATCCTCCACCTCGTCCTCGTCCTGAGATCCATGAGAAGCCGTTTGAGTTAATTGATAAATAA
- the LOC113650393 gene encoding lysosome-associated membrane glycoprotein 3, with protein MTNSQRYTMYFFILPALLFVGSSMPSEVESSLLSEDFVNQVKDVNALRNMSKKPSLQPKESTPPIETYIMRKGGQVCAMARLGVEFVVKEKEKTLYFNIEPKFTRTTGYCADQKAILSLEFDGGNLEFTFIKNGDLSYVSRLRAVLEPEPFCKQCKSQSYPGILDHEKLFKTTKGKSFKCQSKTSLKMAENLTIKLIPLQIQAFDLPMNNFGKETECWADYTKRIMPIVVGAVVAGIILIAILVYVLKRERRGHGYDQL; from the exons ATGACTAATTCACAACGATATACCATGTACTTTTTCATCCTCCCTGCTCTGCTGTTTGTAG GAAGCAGCATGCCATCGGAAGTTGAAAGCTCTTTGCTCTCTGAGGACTTTGTGAACCAAGTGAAGGATGTCAATGCTCTGCGCAACATGTCCAAGAAACCAAGCCTCCAACCCAAAGAGAGCACACCACCGATAGAAACATACATCATGAGGAAAGGAGGCCAAGTGTGTGCGATGGCCAGGCTTGGTGTGGAGTTTGTggtaaaagagaaagag AAAACGTTGTATTTCAACATTGAGCCCAAATTCACAAGGACGACCGGATACTGTGCTGACCAGAAAGCAATCCTCTCTCTTGAATTTGATGGAGGGAACCTAGAATTTACTTTCATAAAG AATGGTGATCTGTCCTATGTGAGCAGGCTGAGAGCGGTGCTGGAGCCTGAGCCTTTCTGTAAACAATGCAAAA GTCAAAGCTACCCTGGCATATTGGACCATGAGAAGCTCTTTAAGACCACCAAGGGCAAGAGCTTCAAGTGCCAGTCAAAGACTTCCCTGAAAATGGCTGAAAACCTGACGATTAAACTAATCCCTCTGCAGATTCAAGCTTTTGACCTTCCCATGAACAATTTTGGAAAAG AGACAGAGTGCTGGGCCGACTACACCAAAAGGATCATGCCCATTGTGGTGGGTGCTGTAGTCGCAGGAATAATCCTCATTGCCATTCTGGTGTATGTGCTCAAGCGTGAACGCCGTGGTCATGGCTATGACCAACTCTAA